A single genomic interval of Gossypium raimondii isolate GPD5lz chromosome 11, ASM2569854v1, whole genome shotgun sequence harbors:
- the LOC105802068 gene encoding uncharacterized protein LOC105802068 — translation MMENSEESAVDDQGSGWFQVKKKHRSSSKFSVQSWVGGYSTKNANNLVRGQPLSNKKGGAVQGKYRSLLRSSGGNSDGHTQDGFANSTAESNEDEKSVNYLDKCVLKKDCEDPTSPTSFVKNSNGSCAVNPKILSKDKSHMVHKIKWGDLEENVLVAHHENNIGAEIKFGDIGDDNVLGCSKNVNTSNLISCSCTDLQENTVEASMDDRSHSCEVSSLTPKDQIMEETCKEVNEVSSEIVEPQIDNEKIISAEDVYKDINTQHIKPIENSEVDPSFLSCQASETVVIPEVPDIKMEVGEPKTCEIPIVDGDSSIEMVSLDAVSFPPENIGPETLRQSNVTDCVQDGKKPDLSKAQIITALGEDDAGESKERFRERLWCFLFENLNRAVDELYLLCELECDMEQMKEAILVLEEAASDFKELTTRVEEFENVKKSSQLADGVPITLKSEHRRPHALSWEVRRMTTSPHRAEILSSSLEAFKKIQQERANRLSCNSMMSLGQDNSNCASTSGDNLKKPLMPSDVTSVDKELGIKSRKLRGGSDLTQANLNGEKRSNESGKSSKLNSVQNGRDPPKNYISSDVASSRSLLKDNPSASVIGKSRREYLGSETEKLLSRKDKTLTENIVEKKSKILDQVRRQVPPDKDKDKRNATSWKSMDAWKEKRNWEDILSSPFRVSSRVSYSPGIGKKSAERVRILHDKLMSPEKKKKTPVDLKKEAEEKHARALRIRSELENERVQKLQRTSEKLIRVNEWQAVRTMKLREGMYSRQQRSESRHEAFLAEVVRRAGDESSKVNEVRFITSLNEENKKLMLRQKLQDSELRRAEKLQVMKSKQKEDMAREEAVLERRKLIEAEKLQRLAETQRKKEEAQLRREEERKASSAAREARAIEQLRRREERAKAQQEEAELLAQKLAEKLSESEQRRKFYLEQIRERASMDFRDQSSPLLRRSVNKESQGRSTPTNSAEDCQANGSAMLGNSALAAGNSALQHSLKRRIKKIRQRLMALKFEISEPPAAPENTGIGYRTAVGTARAKIGRWLQELQKLRQARKEGASSIGLITAEMIKFLEGKEPELHASRQAGLLDFIASALPASHTSKPEACQVTIHLLKLLRVVLSTPVNRSYFLAQNLLPPMIPMLSAALENYIKIAASLNLPGSSTSLSCKTSLENFESVSEVLDGFLWAVSSIIGHVSSDERQLQMRDGLLELLVAYQVIQRFRDLFALYDRPQVEGSPFPSSILLSIHLLVVLTSSPGNSCINWESLPIEMEPGSESQETKIAASVDSRCSFVNSSTGDIIPQFCALNGSTVTQLSEVPEDRPLDEPCGINKNDNLVFIGKDGEKQMTDSSVELNNLSTSKMDVTDASQKTLVEQKEEKPVIVAREEKPNENISSLKQPVAFLLSAISETGLVSLPSLLTSVLLQANNKLPSEQASNALPSNFEEVATGVLKVLNNLALLDITFIQRMLARPDLKMEFFHLMSFLLSYCTSKWKAANDQIGLLLLESLLLLGYFALFHSGNQAVLRWGKSPTILHKVCDLPFVFFSDPELMPALAGTLLAACYGCEQNKDVVQQELSMDMLLSLLRSCRSILPTVKTSNPHPELLLADESSEYNQQGSDIKRSQADIPLKSSRYNTRNTRITGGKGGTIGNSLKFSKARNQRDCRTTKTCEETITRHNNNLPVLGTSLTLYCRFPSNFIDRAEQFFSAGISDDRTVS, via the exons ATGATGGAGAACAGTGAAGAATCAGCAGTGGATGATCAAGGGTCAGGATGGTTTCAAGTGAAAAAG AAGCACAGAAGCAGCTCGAAGTTTTCTGTACAAAGTTGGGTTGGGGGGTATTCGACCAAAAATGCTAATAATTTGGTGAGAGGTCAGCCATTGTCAAACAAGAAGGGTGGAGCTGTGCAAGGAAAATATAGATCTTTGCTTCGATCATCTGGGGGGAATTCAGATGGACATACCCAGGATGGTTTTGCAAATTCTACTGCCGAGTCAAATGAAGATGAAAAGAGCGTGAATTATCTAGATAAATGTGTTCTTAAGAAAGACTGTGAAGACCCCACATCCCCCACTTCTTTTGTCAAAAATTCTAATGGCAGCTGTGCAGTTAACCCAAAAATTCTATCAAAGGATAAATCCCATATGGTTCACAAAATCAAGTGGGGTGATTTAGAAGAAAATGTTCTGGTAGCTCATCATGAAAACAATATTGGAGCTGAAATCAAGTTCGGCGATATTGGAGATGATAATGTGCTTGGCTGTTCAAAGAATGTGAATACTAGTAATTTGATTTCGTGTTCTTGTACTGACCTCCAAGAAAACACAGTAGAAGCATCCATGGATGACAGAAGTCATTCTTGTGAGGTATCTTCATTGACTCCTAAGGATCAAATAATGGAAGAAACCTGTAAAGAGGTTAATGAAGTGTCTTCAGAAATTGTGGAACCACAGAttgataatgaaaaaataatttctgcCGAAGACGTTTATAAGGACATAAACACTCAACACATCAAACCAATAGAGAATAGTGAAGTAGATCCTAGTTTTCTATCTTGTCAAGCCTCTGAAACGGTGGTTATACCTGAGGTGCCTGATATCAAGATGGAGGTTGGCGAGCCAAAAACATGTGAAATTCCTATTGTAGATGGTGATTCAAGCATCGAGATGGTTTCACTGGATGCAGTGTCATTTCCACCCGAGAACATTGGACCTGAAACCTTGAGACAATCAAATGTGACTGATTGTGTACAGGATGGTAAAAAACCTGATCTGTCAAAAGCTCAAATTATAACTGCCCTTGGAGAAGATGATGCAGGAGAAAGCAAAGAAAGGTTTAGGGAGCGGCTGTGGTGTTTCCTTTTCGAGAATCTTAATAGGGCAGTAGATGAACTTTATCTTCTTTGTGAATTAGAATGTGATATGGAGCAGATGAAGGAGGCTATTCTTGTTCTTGAAGAGGCTGCTTCTGACTTTAAAGAATTAACTACAAGAGTGGAAGAGTTTGAGAATGTGAAAAAGTCCTCTCAATTGGCTGACGGTGTGCCAATTACTCTAAAGAGTGAACACAGAAGGCCGCATGCACTCTCATGGGAG GTTCGTAGAATGACAACTTCACCTCACAGAGCAGAGATACTGTCTTCATCCCTAGaggcttttaaaaaaatccaacaaGAGAGAGCTAACCGACTTTCATGTAACAGTATGATGTCCCTGGGGCAGGACAATTCCAATTGTGCTTCTACATCTGGTGATAATTTGAAGAAGCCACTTATGCCGTCTGATGTAACATCCGTCGATAAAGAGTTGGGGATAAAGTCAAGAAAACTCCGTGGAGGTTCAGATCTTACTCAAGCGAACCTAAATGGAGAGAAAAGAAGCAATGAATCAGGCAAGTCCAGCAAATTAAACTCTGTTCAAAATGGTCGTGACCCACCAAAGAACTATATCTCTTCTGATGTTGCTTCATCTAGGTCACTTCTTAAGGACAATCCCTCCGCATCTGTTATCGGAAAGAGCAGGAGAGAATATCTTGGGTCTGAAACTGAGAAGCTGCTTTCTAGGAAAGATAAAACATTAACAGAAaatattgttgaaaaaaaatcaaaaattttggaTCAGGTTAGGAGGCAAGTTCCTCCTGATAAGGACAAGGATAAGAGAAATGCTACTTCATGGAAATCCATGGATGCATGGAAGGAGAAGAGGAATTGGGAAGACATACTTTCATCTCCCTTCCGTGTTTCTTCTCGTGTATCTTACTCACCCGGAATTGGCAAGAAAAGTGCTGAACGTGTCCGTATTTTGCATGACAAACTAATGTCCcctgagaagaagaagaaaactccAGTTGATTTGAAGAAGGAAGCAGAGGAAAAGCATGCGCGGGCATTGAGGATCCGAAGTGAGTTGGAGAATGAAAGAGTTCAAAAACTTCAGCGCACCTCAGAGAAACTCATTCGAGTCAATGAATGGCAGGCTGTTCGGACTATGAAGTTACGAGAGGGAATGTATTCCCGTCAGCAACGTAGTGAATCACGACATGAAGCTTTTCTTGCAGAAGTTGTGAGGAGAGCAGGTGACGAAAGCAGCAAAGTTAATGAGGTTCGCTTCATTACTtcattaaatgaagaaaataaaaagcttaTGTTACGTCAGAAACTGCAAGATTCAGAGTTGAGGAGAGCTGAAAAACTTCAagtgatgaaaagtaaacagaAAGAAGATATGGCTAGAGAGGAAGCTGTTCTAGAACGCCGAAAGCTTATTGAAGCTGAAAAGTTACAACGTCTTGCTGAGACACAGAGGAAAAAGGAGGAGGCTCAGCTTAGAAGGGAAGAAGAACGGAAGGCATCAAGTGCAGCTAGAGAGGCAAGGGCCATAGAGCAGCTTCGGAGAAGGGAGGAAAGAGCTAAAGCTCAGCAAGAGGAAGCTGAACTCCTTGCACAGAAGTTAGCTGAAAAACTAAGTGAAAGTGAACAACGTCGTAAATTTTACCTTGAACAAATACGGGAGAGAGCTTCAATGGATTTTAGGGATCAGTCTTCGCCTTTACTGCGTCGGTCAGTTAATAAGGAGAGCCAGGGCAGATCCACACCAACCAACAGTGCTGAGGATTGTCAAGCAAATGGCAGTGCTATGTTAGGAAACTCTGCACTTGCAGCAGGCAATAGTGCTTTGCAACACTCGTTGAAGCGAAGGATTAAAAAAATTCGACAAAGACTTATGGCtctgaaatttgaaatttctgaACCTCCTGCTGCTCCTGAAAATACTGGTATTGGATATAGGACTGCAGTGGGAACTGCTAGAGCGAAAATTGGGAGGTGGCTTCAGGAACTTCAGAAACTTCGACAAGCAAGAAAAGAAGGAGCCTCAAGTATAGGGTTAATTACTGCAGAAATGATCAAG TTTCTGGAGGGAAAGGAACCCGAGCTGCATGCTTCTCGCCAAGCTGGTCTGCTTGATTTTATTGCTTCTGCCTTGCCTGCTTCACATACATCGAAACCCGAAGCTTGTCAAGTGACGATACATCTTTTAAAACTTCTGAGGGTGGTGTTATCTACTCCTGTGAACCGGAGTTATTTTCTTGCTCAGAATCTTTTACCTCCTATGATCCCCATGCTGTCAGCAGCACTTGAGAACTATATAAAGATAGCTGCATCTTTAAATCTCCCTGGAAGCAGCACCTCACTTTCATGCAAAACAtctcttgaaaattttgaatcagTCTCTGAAGTATTGGATGGTTTTTTATGGGCCGTCTCCTCAATTATTGGTCATGTAAGCTCTGATGAACGGCAACTCCAAATGCGGGATGGCTTGCTCGAGTTATTAGTTGCCTATCAAGTTATTCAACGGTTCCGAGATCTTTTTGCACTTTATGATAGGCCCCAGGTTGAAGGGTCCCCATTCCCTTCATCTATTCTCTTGAGTATCCATCTACTGGTTGTTTTGACATCCAGTCCCGGAAATAGTTGCATCAATTGGGAATCCTTACCTATTGAAATGGAACCAGGTAGTGAAAGTCAAGAAACTAAGATTGCAGCATCTGTGGATTCTAGATGTTCCTTTGTAAATAGCAGTACTGGAGACATTATCCCTCAATTTTGTGCGCTGAATGGTAGCACAGTGACCCAGCTATCTGAAGTACCAGAGGATAGACCTTTGGATGAACCTTGtggaataaataaaaatgataatctAGTATTCATCGGAAAAGACGGTGAAAAGCAGATGACGGATAGTTCAGTTGAGTTGAACAATCTTAGCACTTCCAAGATGGATGTTACAGATGCATCACAGAAAACTCTGGTTGAGCAAAAGGAAGAGAAACCTGTCATAGTTGCCAGGGAGGAGAAACCGAATGAAAACATATCAAGCTTGAAGCAACCAGTGGCATTCCTTCTTTCCGCTATATCAGAAACTGGATTAGTGAGTCTTCCTTCCTTGTTGACTAGTGTGCTACTTCAAGCAAACAATAAACTACCTTCTGAGCAG GCTTCAAATGCCCTTCCCTCTAATTTTGAGGAGGTAGCAACTGGAGTGCTGAAGGTTCTGAATAATTTGGCTCTATTGGATATTACTTTTATACAGAGAATGCTG GCAAGGCCGGACCTGAAAATGGAGTTCTTCCACTTGATGAGTTTCCTTCTTTCTTATTGCACAAGCAAATGGAAAGCAGCTAATGATCAG ATTGGTTTGCTTCTCCTTGAATCCCTGCTGCTTCTTGGTTATTTCGCATTGTTCCACTCCGGGAATCAAGCTGTTCTTCGATGGGGTAAGAGCCCCACTATCCTTCACAAG GTGTGTGATCTGCCATTCGTGTTCTTCAGTGACCCAGAATTGATGCCAGCATTGGCAGGGACGCTTCTTGCGGCCTGTTATGGCTGTGAACAGAATAAGGATGTAGTTCAGCAGGAACTAAGTATGGATATGCTACTCTCCTTGTTAAGATCTTGCAGAAGTATCTTACCAACCGTCAAAACATCCAATCCCCACCCGGAACTTCTTTTAGCAGACGAATCGAGCGAGTACAACCAGCAGGGTTCTGATATAAAAAGATCTCAGGCTGATATTCCCTTAAAATCTAGTCGATACAACACCAGAAACACAAGGATCACTGGCGGAAAGGGCGGCACCATAGGAAACAGCCTCAAATTCAGCAAGGCGAGAAACCAAAGAGATTGCAGAACAACCAAAACTTGTGAAGAAACAATTACCAGACATAACAATAACCTGCCAGTTTTGGGGACATCACTAACGTTATACTGCAGATTCCCGAGCAACTTCATCGACAGAGCTGAGCAGTTCTTTTCAGCTGGGATCTCCGATGACAGAACTGTGAGTTAA